The Flavobacterium marginilacus genome window below encodes:
- a CDS encoding TonB family protein, whose amino-acid sequence MGKLNFKLFIFLLFCISGFSQKTENSLKEKILTEKEVVCVLPIEIKPEFIGGIDSLNVFIKRNINHSKLKLSENGIVYVEFIIDNKGNIKDEKIKRSLSELADKEALRIIKIMPKWNPGYEYGIAVKSKVYLPIKFNK is encoded by the coding sequence ATGGGTAAATTAAATTTCAAATTATTTATTTTTCTTCTCTTTTGTATCTCTGGATTTTCTCAAAAGACTGAAAATTCGCTAAAAGAAAAAATACTTACTGAAAAAGAAGTGGTTTGCGTTCTACCTATTGAAATAAAGCCTGAATTTATTGGTGGTATTGATAGTTTAAATGTATTTATAAAAAGAAATATAAATCATTCAAAATTAAAATTATCTGAAAATGGAATTGTTTATGTCGAATTCATTATTGATAATAAGGGAAATATTAAAGACGAAAAAATAAAACGTAGTTTATCCGAATTAGCAGACAAAGAAGCCTTAAGAATAATTAAAATAATGCCGAAATGGAATCCCGGTTATGAATATGGAATAGCTGTTAAGTCTAAAGTATATTTGCCAATAAAATTCAATAAATAA
- a CDS encoding right-handed parallel beta-helix repeat-containing protein, which yields MKKNVLICKITSVILLSLLLSNCQNDDTISPTDSQNITTDDQTISNDTQSSSSGNSLTRKSTSVTTETALISAITNAAPGDVITVSGTIKLTKTLQLLKSGTSSSKINFTGGTLDCSGISSGWGVKLNGSYWNVTNMTIKNAPDCGLVLQVGGYNYIYKITATGNKDSGIQVYNGAHHNTVSNCYSAENYDTANGGENADGFACKLSGGAGNVFDSCTAYHNSDDGWDLYGQPYTVTIKNCKSQNNGYGTNGDGNGFKLGSAGQNIPHTVTSNSATNNKAWGYDGNGNTGHITITGSTASGNGAGSFTRIY from the coding sequence ATGAAAAAAAATGTACTAATTTGTAAAATTACAAGTGTAATTTTACTTTCGCTGCTTCTTTCAAATTGTCAAAATGATGACACTATCAGCCCGACTGATTCGCAAAACATCACAACCGACGATCAAACTATTTCAAATGATACACAAAGCAGTTCATCTGGCAATTCACTTACACGCAAAAGCACTTCAGTAACGACTGAGACGGCATTAATAAGTGCAATAACCAATGCTGCTCCTGGCGATGTCATCACAGTAAGCGGCACCATTAAACTAACCAAAACACTTCAATTACTAAAAAGCGGTACTTCATCTTCTAAAATAAACTTTACAGGAGGCACACTAGATTGTTCTGGAATATCTTCAGGCTGGGGCGTGAAATTAAATGGAAGTTACTGGAATGTTACCAACATGACCATTAAAAATGCTCCTGATTGCGGTTTGGTTTTACAAGTGGGCGGCTATAACTATATTTATAAAATTACAGCCACAGGCAATAAAGACTCTGGAATTCAAGTTTATAATGGAGCGCATCACAACACTGTAAGTAATTGCTACTCAGCTGAAAATTACGACACAGCAAATGGTGGAGAAAATGCAGATGGTTTTGCCTGCAAACTGTCTGGAGGTGCAGGAAACGTTTTTGACAGCTGTACTGCATACCATAATTCTGACGATGGATGGGATTTGTATGGACAGCCATATACAGTAACCATTAAAAACTGTAAATCACAAAATAATGGATACGGAACAAATGGTGACGGTAACGGATTTAAATTAGGAAGTGCAGGTCAAAATATTCCACATACAGTAACCAGTAATTCGGCCACAAATAATAAAGCATGGGGCTACGACGGAAATGGAAATACCGGACACATAACAATTACGGGAAGTACAGCTTCTGGTAATGGAGCTGGATCATTCACCAGAATCTATTAA
- a CDS encoding single-stranded DNA-binding protein: protein MQNRVQLIGNTGNDPIIKTLDNGRKVANLSIATKEFYKNEKGERVEQTEWHPVVAWGKVAEIIEKFVTKGKQIAIDGKLTHRSYDDKNGEKRYITEVVVSEIMLLGK from the coding sequence ATGCAAAACAGAGTACAGTTAATCGGGAATACAGGGAATGATCCAATAATCAAAACGCTAGACAATGGGAGAAAAGTAGCAAACCTTTCCATCGCAACCAAAGAGTTTTACAAAAATGAAAAAGGAGAAAGGGTAGAACAAACCGAATGGCATCCCGTAGTTGCGTGGGGAAAAGTAGCCGAGATTATCGAAAAATTCGTAACCAAAGGCAAACAAATTGCCATAGACGGAAAACTAACCCACAGAAGCTACGATGACAAGAACGGAGAGAAACGATACATCACCGAAGTAGTAGTAAGCGAGATTATGCTGCTTGGAAAGTAG